CCGATTATTTGATGGAGATCCTGAACAAGTAAGGAGAGACATCATGCAAAGGCTATTTGCGTTCGCCATTCTAATTAGCTCCTGCTTGGTTACCGCCCAGGTTGCGCACTTGGAAGGTTCACAGACCCAACCTTCGCAAATTCGCAATGCCAAGCTGGAAACGGTTTCCGCTTCCGGGCACCTGCAGCAGCAAATCTCAACTTATGCCGCCGCCCAGAACGGGATCGCGTGGATCGGCTACGCGGTTCCTGCCGTTGCGGGGCACGGCACGATCTGCTGCTTCGATGGAGGCTGGCAGGAGCGCGGATGCTGCGGAACCTGTCGCCTCGAATCCGAGCACAACAGCTTTTCGGGGTCACGCGATGATTGCGACGACGCCGACACGAAGAGCCTTACCGTGCTGTATCGCGTGGAAGATAAGAAGATCGGCAGTATTCGCCTGTTCAGTGAAAACTGCGCGATCGACGCCGGCGGCGTTCCTGTGACGATCGTGACCGGAGCTGATCCGAAGCAGAGCATCGCGTACTTAGGCACGTTGGTGACGAGAGATGGGGATAGCCACTTGGGTAAACGCGCACTCGACGGCATTGCCGAGCACGCCGATGCCTCTGCCGATACGACTCTCGATCGGTTTACCGCAGCGGACTATCCGGAGAAGATTCGCGAGCACGCTGCCTTCTGGCTGGGAGTCGCACGCGGAGCACATGGATATGCAACTCTGAAAAAGCTGATCGAATCGGATCCCGATGATCATTTCCGCGACAAACTAACTTTCCCCCTGAGCCAGAGCAAGGAACCGCAAGCCGAAGAAGAGCTAATCCACGTCGCGAAGCAAGATTCCAGCTCACGTGTCCGTGGACAGGCGCTCTTTTGGCTGGCACAGAAGGCGGGAAGGAAAGTCGCGGGAGTCATCAACGATTCCATCGAAAACGATCCCGATACAGACGTGAAGAAGAAAGCAGTGTTCGCGCTATCGCAGCTTCCCGATCATGAGGGCGTTCCGAAGCTGATCGAGGTGGCGAGAAATAACAGGAATCCGGTGGTGAGGAAGCAGGCGGTGTTCTGGCTGGGACAATCGAACGATCCTAGGGCGTTGGATTTCATTACGAGCGTTCTTGTCGGCAATAGACAATAGGCGATAGGCAGTGGGATTCCCCACTGAGGAGAGATAAAGGCTGACGAGCCAGATACGGCGCTGCTGCGTTTCCGTTGAAGCAAACATTGCGGAGGGTTGCGGAAGAGGAGGAGATCCCGATTTCCGACGTTTTCTTCAAATTGCCTTGGGATCTGCATCCGAGCTTGATTGCGAATTGCTGATTGCTCGCGACCTCGGATTTGTGAGATCGGAAAGATACGAGGCGTTATCTAGAGAGCTGCGTTCAATCAAGGCAATGTTATCGACGCTTATCGAAAAATCATCTCCGACGATACACGCTCATAAGAAGGTTAGCCACACCGGCTCGATCACGCCTTGGTCCGATTTGCTTTTGCCTTTCGCCTATTGCTTACTGCCTCTTGCTTACTGCCCTTCTCCGCAAATGCTCCAGCAGTGCGACTTGCGCCCTCGTGGGATATCGATACTTCAGGCGCACAACGCCAATGCGTCGCTGGCTGCGCTTGTCGCTGATCTTGACGAATCGGCAGCCAGGCGTAACGCTCACCGCCATCTGCGGGACAACTGAGACTCCCATCCCAGCCGAAACCATCGCAAGAATCGTCGCGAACTGCCCGCTCTCGAAGACCACTTTGGGATTGATCCGAGATTGACGGCACGCCTGTAGCGCGTTCTCACGGAAGCAATGTCCTTCCTTGAGCAAGAGGAATGACTCGTCTCGCAGATTATCAAGCGTAAGTGAGCGTCGGCTTGCTAATGAATGCTTCTCCGGCAAAACAGCGTATAGCCACTCCTGCATCAACTCGTTGCAAATCAACTCGTCGCCTAAGACTGGCAGCGCCAGCAATGCCAGATCGATTGTTCCTTTGTGCAAACGTTCCAGCAGCGTCGGTGTAATCTCCTCCACTACGCTGACGGAAACGCTGGGGTGCTGACGCGCGAAGCTGCTCAGCATCGGCGGAAGCAGATACGGCGCAATGGTTGGGATCGCTCCCAGCACGACTTCTCCACTCTCTGCGCTGGCCATCTCTCGAATCTCGACACGAGCTTCGCCAATCTGCCGCAGAATGGCCTGAGCTTTTGGAAGAAAGGCCCGACCGAATTGGGTTAGACGCGCCGATCGCGGCAGGCGGTCAAAGAGCTTCGCTCCAAGTTCATCTTCGAGTTTGTGAATCTGCTGTGAGAGCGAGGGCTGAGAGACTCGCGTCGCCTCTGCAGCGCGCGTGAAGTTGCCGGATTCAGCAACCGCACAAAAATAACGAAGTTGATGAACTTCCATGAATTCCAATCTGACGGGTGAAGAAGCACTATGCTGCTTCTCTACCAAATCTACCGATGTGTTTTGCCTATGACAAACATAGTAACGATATATTAGACCTATCGTGGCCCGGCTTTTAGTCTCTTGTGCGGAGGAAAGTTATGGCTAAAGGCGCAGTCGTCAAACACGGCGATGTTTCCGCGCGCGTCGGCGTGGAGGTAATACGCGCACGCGGTGTCGATGTCGATAAACTGATCAAGATGCTGATCGCGAATGCAGCCGCAGAGTTCGCCAGCACCTATTACTACTACACAATTCTGCGTATGCACCTGGCCGGGTACGAAGACTACAAAGAAATTTGCGAGGATGCCCGCCTGGAAGATCGCGCCCACTGGGAACTGATCGTCCCGCGCATTTACGAACTCGGCGGCGAATTGCCCAACGATCTGCCCGCATTCCACGACCAGGCAGGATGCGAGGCGGCAAAGCTGCCCAATCCGCCCACGGTAGTAAACATTCTCACGTTGTTACTCGAATCGGAACGTTGCGCAATCCGTAGCTGGAGCGAAATCTGCGATATGACCTTCGGCAAAGACCCGCGCACATACGATATGGCGGCCCGGATCCTCAATGAAGAAGTCGAGCACGAGGCTTGGTTTATCGAGCTGCTGGCGCACGAACGCGACGGGAAGTCGATTCCATCAGGACACTTCCGTCGCGGCACGCCCGGCGACGCTCCGTATAGCAAGAATCGTGGATTTTACAATCCATAAGGCTTCGATTTGAAGAAAAGAAACGCGCTGCTCAGGAGAGCAGCGCGTTTTATTTTCTCATCTGCCGGACTACTGCTGTCCTTGCGGCTTGGTAG
This window of the Acidobacteriota bacterium genome carries:
- a CDS encoding DNA protection protein DPS (play a key role in DNA protection against oxidative stress by oxidizing Fe(II) to Fe(III); induced by iron depletion and hydrogen peroxide) is translated as MAKGAVVKHGDVSARVGVEVIRARGVDVDKLIKMLIANAAAEFASTYYYYTILRMHLAGYEDYKEICEDARLEDRAHWELIVPRIYELGGELPNDLPAFHDQAGCEAAKLPNPPTVVNILTLLLESERCAIRSWSEICDMTFGKDPRTYDMAARILNEEVEHEAWFIELLAHERDGKSIPSGHFRRGTPGDAPYSKNRGFYNP
- a CDS encoding LysR family transcriptional regulator; amino-acid sequence: MEVHQLRYFCAVAESGNFTRAAEATRVSQPSLSQQIHKLEDELGAKLFDRLPRSARLTQFGRAFLPKAQAILRQIGEARVEIREMASAESGEVVLGAIPTIAPYLLPPMLSSFARQHPSVSVSVVEEITPTLLERLHKGTIDLALLALPVLGDELICNELMQEWLYAVLPEKHSLASRRSLTLDNLRDESFLLLKEGHCFRENALQACRQSRINPKVVFESGQFATILAMVSAGMGVSVVPQMAVSVTPGCRFVKISDKRSQRRIGVVRLKYRYPTRAQVALLEHLRRRAVSKRQ